The following proteins come from a genomic window of Sorghum bicolor cultivar BTx623 chromosome 3, Sorghum_bicolor_NCBIv3, whole genome shotgun sequence:
- the LOC8082414 gene encoding protein MIZU-KUSSEI 1, with protein MLHYSYSTPQPSPPMSPLIGPETPRTPASVPSPLPPASPRPAITLTAPPSSNKRRRRGAAGAARSSLRAIRAVRALFRSLPILAPACRFPGVIPCHGGGGTRGHGGHHHIGGASRTTGTLFGHRRARVTLAVQETPGSVPVLLLELAMQTGRFMQEMGAEHLRVALECEKKPPGAGRAGIGRTRLLDEPLWTAYVNGRKIGYAVRREPTEGDLTVLQLLRTVSAGAGVLPADVVGAGGAAPEGQEAGDLAYMRAHFDRVVGSRDSESFYMLNPDGNNGPELSIFFIRI; from the coding sequence ATGCTACATTACAGTTACAGCACGCCGCAGCCCTCCCCGCCGATGTCACCGCTCattggccccgagacgcccCGCACCCCGGCCTCCGTGCcgtcgccgctgccgccggccTCGCCGCGGCCCGCGATCACGCTCaccgcgccgccgtcgtccaaCAAGCGGAGGCGCCGCGGCGCCGCGGGGGCCGCGCGCTCCTCCCTGCGCGCCATCCGCGCTGTGCGCGCGCTGTTCCGGTCCCTCCCGATCCTCGCGCCGGCGTGCCGCTTCCCCGGCGTCATCCCgtgccacggcggcggcgggacgaGGGGACACGGCGGGCACCACCACATCGGCGGCGCGTCCCGCACGACGGGGACGCTGTTCGGGCACCGCAGGGCGCGGGTGACGCTGGCGGTGCAGGAGACGCCCGGGAGCGTGCCCGTGCTGCTGCTGGAGCTCGCCATGCAGACCGGGAGGTTCATGCAGGAGATGGGCGCCGAGCACCTGCGCGTCGCGCTCGAGTGCGAGAAGAAGCCCCCCGGCGCCGGCCGCGCCGGCATCGGGCGCACCAGGCTGCTCGACGAGCCGCTGTGGACGGCCTACGTCAACGGACGTAAGATCGGCTACGCCGTGCGCCGGGAGCCCACGGAGGGCGACCTCACGGTCCTGCAGCTCCTGCGGACGGTGTCGGCAGGCGCCGGCGTGCTGCCGGCCGATGTCGTGGGCGCTGGAGGCGCCGCCCCCGAAGGGCAGGAGGCCGGCGACCTGGCGTACATGCGCGCGCACTTCGATCGCGTCGTGGGGTCCCGGGACTCGGAGTCGTTCTACATGCTCAACCCTGACGGCAACAACGGGCCGGAGCTTAGCATCTTCTTCATCAGGATATGA